One stretch of Capsicum annuum cultivar UCD-10X-F1 unplaced genomic scaffold, UCD10Xv1.1 ctg4639, whole genome shotgun sequence DNA includes these proteins:
- the LOC124892359 gene encoding uncharacterized protein LOC124892359, translated as MLIASGQDSENQIYPVAWAVVDSENEFSSTWVFRQLVNVVPNTSELSIISARNPSIKKADAIVYNQAHHRVFTRQLGENIRTNYHVGSSVLSLYYLAGKTYRIEEFNEYLEEIRRKGYGNVVEYLENFIGFKRWSRSHFPGHMYDVITSNIVESINARLVTERELPIIALFNAIQKLLCRWFRERRGLTLSTNNYLTPAVNALVRETRREIVDKLSVHQLHVNEFIVQGDGQDARVNVNAKTCTCRVWDLQ; from the coding sequence ATGCTAATTGCAAGTGGACAAGATAGTGAAAATCAAATATATCCTGTAGCTTGGGCAGTCGTTGACTCTGAGAATGAATTTTCTTCGACTTGGGTTTTTCGCCAATTAGTCAATGTTGTGCCAAATACATCTGAGTTGTCCATCATATCAGCCAGAAATCCAAGCATAAAGAAAGCAGATGCTATAGTTTACAATCAAGCTCATCATAGAGTATTTACAAGGCAACTTGGTGAAAATATTCGTACAAACTATCATGTTGGTTCTTCAGTCCTTAGCTTATACTATCTTGCAGGAAAAACATATAGAATCGAGGAATTCAATGAGTATTTAGAAGAAATTCGACGGAAAGGGTATGGTAATGTTGTTGAGTATCTCGAGAATTTTATTGGTTTCAAGCGATGGAGTAGATCTCATTTTCCTGGACACATGTATGATGTCATAACCTCCAATATTGTGGAGTCTATTAATGCTAGACTTGTAACAGAAAGAGAACTTCCCATCATTGCTTTATTTAATGCAATTCAAAAGTTGTTATGTAGATGGTTTCGTGAGCGTCGTGGACTAACATTGTCCACAAATAACTATTTAACTCCAGCAGTAAATGCTTTAGTGAGAGAAACAAGACGTGAAATAGTAGACAAATTATCTGTACACCAACTTCATGTGAATGAGTTTATTGTTCAAGGGGATGGTCAAGATGCAAGAGTTAATGTCAATGCCAAAACATGCACTTGTAGGGTGTGGGATCTTCAGTAA